From the genome of Bombyx mori chromosome 7, ASM3026992v2:
AAAAAACAGCTTACAGATAAAATCGTAaactgttaaataataaaatacaagacATTACAATCTCGTTTAGGTATTGATATCTAATTTattagctaatatttttttatcgatttccGGATGAGTGCCATCCGTTGTCTGTGCGCTTCTGTAACTGCTGCTCTCTTGTATGGCCGCAGTTCATCGTTTCCAAAACCTGGTATCCACATGTTCCACTGACGTTCTGAAAATTCAAAATGATAATTCATTTTTTCTTATGTTCTTATATTGACAATTCAGCTATTACAAGAATATCTAATCACGGTCTTTCTAATAgtagaaaacaaaattgaagcTAAATGCATCAATGTATTTTCACTTATATTGCATAAGGAGTCTTTGCTAGGTTTCAACAAAtacaaagaaaattttaaatgaaactgCAAAGGTGTAAAGCTGAAATGTTTTCCATTTTCAAAAGAATAACGATAATTGCTGAAATAATGATTTATAACTGCACATCTTATGGTAGGTAGATAGTGAATCAATATTGTGGTGTACTATAGTTATAGTTCTCAAATACCATGTCTGGGTACTTTTACTAAGGAATATCTTACATTTTGTCTGGTAAATTTACAGCTGAGGacaattataaaactattattcCACAAATTATGTAATGATGTTGTTAATGTACCTATTCACCTATACACCTacaatgatttttataaatgaaatatcCAAGATTTGGAGCATGATGTAAGCTTGTCCACTCATTTTTAGCGAATCAACTTCAAGGATAAAAACAGTAATGTTTACCTAAAATTCCTTTGAAAATGTCATGTATATTGACTGATAAGAAGTTTCATCAGATTTGCtcataaaatattctaaaaaaaaggaattcacCTTTGCTATTAACTTGGCACACACAACATGGTTAACTCGCAGTGGTtaacagtattttaattatattttcatgATTGTTAAATGACAAACAACATAACTGATATTAGTTTGTTGATGTAAaaccagtaaaattaaaatttaattttgtgttgtggcattatatgtaatattaaaaaatatataatttacctAAATGTAGCTGCACATCTCTCAGTTCTACATTTGGTGCATGCCTGTGCTTAGCAAGAGCGCAAGCTGAATTCAGTGTAGTGTCGATGAAGTCATCTGCAAGCTGCAGTAACATTTCCTCCACTTCTTCATCGAGCTGCACTGTTGGGTCCACTTCTCTAACTAATTCTTGAAGACGAGGACGGCTTAGAAgctgtatataaaaaaatcaacaatatAGATTTTCAAATTGTAGTCATTATtgtcatcatcagcccacagacattACACAATGACTGGTCCTTCACAGCCCACATCcagcaaattaaattttaatatctaa
Proteins encoded in this window:
- the LOC732959 gene encoding transcription initiation factor TFIID subunit 12 encodes the protein MSNNSLAQAANMPTIGTVGQGAIQYVNNPMQSPQLQNTSIQGSPSQHSPMGTQSQVAKVGQGGAGDQSSQLLSRPRLQELVREVDPTVQLDEEVEEMLLQLADDFIDTTLNSACALAKHRHAPNVELRDVQLHLERQWNMWIPGFGNDELRPYKRAAVTEAHRQRMALIRKSIKKY